A window of the Deinococcus gobiensis I-0 genome harbors these coding sequences:
- a CDS encoding helix-turn-helix transcriptional regulator, protein MPQTLGSTLRELRKARDLNQFQVAEAVLGSEKRQPEVSRWEADLVKPSGPNLLALATLYTCSAEMLLRVASGIEEAVAVA, encoded by the coding sequence ATGCCTCAAACTCTCGGCAGCACCTTGCGCGAGCTGCGCAAAGCACGCGACCTGAATCAGTTTCAGGTTGCCGAGGCTGTGCTGGGCAGCGAAAAGCGCCAACCCGAAGTAAGCCGTTGGGAAGCCGATTTGGTCAAACCCAGCGGCCCCAACCTGTTGGCTCTGGCCACCCTCTACACTTGCTCGGCCGAGATGTTGCTACGTGTAGCATCTGGCATCGAGGAAGCAGTGGCGGTTGCTTGA